A DNA window from Catenulispora sp. MAP5-51 contains the following coding sequences:
- a CDS encoding tyrosine-type recombinase/integrase produces MLLTMDGQQGKANTVLRRRRVVGNIVKYAIEVGHLDEDPFKRITWTPPKASKRLDRRRVPNPAQVAELLAAVSYVGSWDRGRGRRLVAFFACMYYAMMRPEEVIALRVSDCHLPDKGWGLLTLEKATPTAGKAWTDSGTLHDDKGLKQRAEDEIRPVPIPPLLVAMLKEHIHEFSGKNSGGRVFGNERGGRIVASTYSRVWREARPFAMTPDRVGSLMAAVPYDLRHAGVSLGLRSTRDPALIAERAGHSVEIMMSTYSWVLDDQDRAANKAIEDALGDSSEG; encoded by the coding sequence ATGCTGCTGACGATGGACGGCCAGCAGGGCAAGGCGAACACCGTGCTACGTCGTCGGCGAGTCGTCGGAAACATCGTTAAGTACGCGATCGAGGTCGGGCACCTCGACGAAGACCCGTTCAAGCGGATCACATGGACACCACCGAAGGCATCGAAGCGCCTCGACCGGCGCCGCGTTCCGAATCCTGCCCAGGTCGCCGAGTTGCTGGCGGCAGTCTCCTACGTCGGGTCGTGGGACCGCGGGCGGGGCCGGCGCCTGGTCGCCTTCTTCGCGTGCATGTACTACGCGATGATGCGGCCCGAGGAGGTCATAGCGCTCCGCGTTTCTGACTGTCACCTGCCTGACAAGGGATGGGGTCTGCTGACGCTGGAAAAGGCCACTCCGACCGCCGGGAAGGCATGGACGGACTCCGGGACGCTGCACGACGACAAGGGACTCAAGCAGCGCGCTGAAGACGAGATCCGGCCAGTCCCGATCCCGCCGCTTCTGGTCGCCATGCTGAAGGAACACATCCATGAATTTTCCGGAAAGAACAGCGGTGGACGCGTCTTCGGCAACGAACGCGGCGGCCGAATTGTGGCGTCCACCTATTCGCGCGTCTGGCGGGAGGCTCGGCCGTTCGCGATGACGCCCGACCGCGTTGGCTCACTCATGGCGGCGGTCCCTTACGACCTCCGGCATGCCGGCGTGTCGCTCGGTTTGCGAAGCACCCGCGATCCCGCGCTCATCGCGGAACGTGCGGGGCACAGCGTCGAGATCATGATGTCCACATACTCATGGGTCCTGGACGATCAGGACAGGGCCGCGAACAAGGCGATCGAAGACGCCCTCGGCGACAGTTCTGAAGGCTGA
- a CDS encoding ISAs1 family transposase, whose amino-acid sequence MSSSLIEDLSRQLEDVVLPCGVAELPGLPTLLQALADVPDPRAVRGRRFALPFLLATAVLAVLAGARSIAAIARWHATADAAVVAALGGDPIRPAASTIGRVLHRICADTLDDAVFGWVNTIVALGDVGGAVPAGLGVDGKAVRGAKDADGKAPHLVAAVRHDTGTVAGQRQMPKKTNEITAFAPLLDTIDITGMTITADALHTQRKHALYLRERKAFYAFYAMGNQPKLFDALDTLPWEDRDPDHTDITFGRGRIETRTIRVLPAPKGLRFPDARQVFLIEREVTDTAGQRLSLVAVLGLTSLTPDHATPAELAALMRGQWKTEAVHQIRDVTYTEDASRIRTGSAPRVMATLRSLAISLLRLVGWTNIPAANQHMAAHHRDALSLLGLAS is encoded by the coding sequence GTGTCATCTTCCCTGATCGAGGACCTGTCGCGCCAGCTTGAGGACGTGGTGCTGCCCTGCGGGGTCGCTGAGCTGCCCGGTCTGCCGACGCTTCTGCAGGCCCTGGCCGACGTCCCAGATCCGCGCGCGGTGCGCGGGCGGCGTTTCGCGCTGCCGTTCCTGTTGGCCACCGCGGTACTGGCGGTGCTGGCCGGGGCCAGATCGATCGCGGCGATCGCACGCTGGCATGCCACCGCGGACGCAGCCGTGGTGGCCGCGCTCGGCGGCGACCCGATACGGCCGGCGGCCTCGACCATCGGCCGGGTGCTGCATCGGATCTGCGCCGACACGCTGGATGACGCCGTGTTCGGCTGGGTCAACACCATCGTGGCCCTCGGCGATGTCGGCGGCGCCGTGCCGGCCGGACTGGGCGTCGACGGCAAGGCGGTACGCGGCGCCAAGGACGCCGACGGCAAGGCCCCACACCTGGTCGCCGCCGTCCGGCACGACACCGGCACGGTCGCCGGCCAGCGGCAGATGCCGAAGAAGACCAACGAGATCACCGCGTTCGCTCCGCTGCTGGACACCATCGACATCACCGGTATGACCATCACCGCCGATGCGCTTCACACCCAACGCAAACACGCCCTCTACCTGCGCGAGCGCAAGGCGTTCTACGCCTTCTACGCCATGGGCAACCAGCCCAAGCTCTTCGACGCCCTGGACACACTGCCCTGGGAGGACCGCGATCCAGACCACACAGACATCACCTTCGGCCGCGGCCGGATCGAGACCCGCACCATCCGCGTCCTGCCGGCCCCGAAGGGGCTGCGCTTCCCCGACGCCCGGCAGGTGTTCCTGATCGAACGCGAGGTCACCGACACCGCAGGCCAACGGCTGTCCCTGGTCGCCGTGCTCGGCCTCACCAGCCTCACCCCCGACCACGCCACCCCGGCCGAACTCGCCGCACTGATGCGCGGCCAGTGGAAGACCGAGGCCGTCCACCAGATCCGCGACGTCACCTACACCGAAGACGCCTCCCGCATCCGCACCGGATCCGCCCCACGCGTCATGGCCACCCTGCGCAGTCTGGCCATCAGCTTGCTGCGCCTGGTCGGCTGGACCAACATCCCCGCCGCCAACCAGCACATGGCCGCCCATCACCGCGACGCCCTCAGCCTGCTCGGTCTCGCATCATGA
- a CDS encoding tyrosine-type recombinase/integrase: protein MRWKLKGRKQPCSRNFPSENAADSFRSELVTARNAGEPFDLDTGLPLSILRREQEVEKRQAAKTHFELAKEYAGMKWPDLFGKSRETTAGVLTAITVALSDARPRKPDEDDLWKVLYGYACVPNVWPKDERPKRVIAPNGSMDLTSDQQIALDWLRKASIPAEELARAKTIRRALDALKVTREGGPIADVTFRRRRGVLSNYLSFLIENEVLESNPLDKLKKTEKKIPKAVLPVEPEVAFSPAQGIELLVALTYVGSFKRARGRRLVVFFALVIFGGLRPEEALGLVRQDCTLPRGQWGTVKARHTKPTAGKRWTDTGNIHDDRRLKGRSETEVRPVPIPPILVDIILAHIEEFGLAADGRIVRNERGGVPVSSTLTRAWQEARKFALTPEQVDSPLADTPYTGRHTALSLQLSAGVDPADVARRAGNSIEVLLRIYAKFIVGMDEINNKKIDEMLGGISYGDTALPGEEPPQE, encoded by the coding sequence TTGCGGTGGAAGCTCAAGGGCCGCAAGCAGCCCTGCTCCCGTAACTTCCCTTCGGAGAACGCAGCCGACTCGTTCCGATCCGAGTTGGTCACTGCGCGCAATGCCGGCGAGCCATTCGACCTCGACACAGGACTGCCTCTGTCAATTCTCCGCCGGGAGCAGGAGGTCGAAAAAAGGCAGGCCGCCAAGACGCACTTCGAGCTCGCCAAGGAGTACGCGGGGATGAAATGGCCGGACCTGTTCGGCAAGAGCCGTGAAACAACGGCCGGCGTGCTGACCGCCATCACTGTCGCGCTGTCCGACGCCCGGCCACGCAAGCCGGACGAGGACGACCTGTGGAAGGTGCTCTACGGCTACGCCTGCGTACCCAACGTTTGGCCGAAGGACGAGCGGCCAAAGCGGGTCATCGCTCCGAACGGCTCCATGGACCTCACCTCCGACCAGCAGATCGCGCTGGACTGGCTGCGCAAGGCCTCCATCCCCGCCGAAGAACTCGCCAGAGCCAAAACCATCCGCCGAGCACTGGACGCACTGAAGGTCACACGGGAAGGAGGCCCTATCGCGGACGTGACCTTCAGGCGGCGGCGCGGCGTACTGAGCAACTACCTGTCCTTTCTCATTGAGAACGAGGTCTTGGAATCCAACCCACTTGACAAGCTGAAGAAGACCGAGAAGAAGATCCCGAAAGCCGTCCTTCCGGTCGAGCCGGAGGTCGCCTTCAGCCCGGCCCAGGGCATCGAACTCCTGGTCGCTCTGACGTACGTCGGCAGCTTCAAGCGCGCCCGCGGCCGGCGGCTGGTCGTCTTCTTCGCGCTGGTCATCTTCGGCGGACTGCGCCCGGAGGAAGCCCTCGGCCTCGTCCGTCAGGACTGCACTCTGCCACGCGGCCAGTGGGGCACGGTCAAGGCCCGGCACACCAAGCCGACCGCGGGCAAGCGCTGGACCGACACCGGCAACATCCACGACGACCGCAGGCTGAAGGGGCGTAGTGAGACAGAGGTCCGGCCGGTCCCGATTCCACCAATCCTCGTCGACATCATCCTGGCCCACATCGAGGAGTTCGGCCTCGCAGCCGACGGTCGCATCGTGCGCAACGAGCGCGGAGGCGTCCCAGTCTCCTCCACGCTGACCAGGGCATGGCAGGAGGCGAGGAAGTTCGCGCTCACCCCCGAACAGGTGGACTCGCCGCTGGCCGATACGCCCTACACGGGCCGCCACACCGCCCTGTCGCTTCAGCTGAGCGCCGGCGTTGACCCGGCGGACGTCGCCAGACGAGCGGGCAACAGCATCGAGGTACTACTGCGGATCTATGCGAAGTTCATTGTCGGCATGGACGAGATCAACAACAAGAAAATCGACGAGATGCTAGGCGGTATCAGCTACGGCGACACCGCCCTGCCGGGGGAGGAACCACCCCAGGAGTGA
- a CDS encoding putative T7SS-secreted protein translates to MESIQALAKEFGDFSHDVEHAWSSLNSFGADATALSWVGQTADAFKSNFGPLPGRLQKLYISYGEASDALSAYWPKMQAAQDKADAALRQGQDAEVDVSRAAGTANNAAADLKTAQSGTDPKATADAQTAHDNAQKALSDAKGRLGALAAQARQAHDDLEAAGKECAKALHHAQSDGIHNKHWWQHVGEALSNIGGKITQWSGEIGQIAAILAPVLNGIALLTVEVPGLDVVTASLAGADDFIAATAPEVVTAGLAIKATGDGLQGHWDDLAHDAFYLGASRMGGRGKGGEPAEEGAPPPGSMAVNQRVRIGDKDVTFKGLPDPGALPAPAVGAESGIETAASDEELANEIKEKNETREGTPEAISTVASDVHLPDASAADPLATGAMVTGAVADRIRKKIRERFDH, encoded by the coding sequence GTGGAATCCATCCAGGCTCTAGCGAAGGAGTTCGGCGACTTCTCTCACGACGTGGAACACGCGTGGTCCTCGCTGAACTCCTTTGGAGCCGACGCGACCGCGCTGTCGTGGGTAGGACAGACCGCCGACGCCTTCAAGTCCAACTTCGGCCCTCTACCCGGCCGTCTACAGAAGCTGTACATCTCATATGGCGAGGCCTCCGACGCCCTCTCCGCGTACTGGCCCAAGATGCAGGCCGCACAGGACAAGGCGGACGCCGCACTGCGCCAAGGTCAAGACGCCGAAGTCGATGTCTCCCGCGCCGCCGGCACCGCCAACAACGCCGCTGCGGACCTGAAGACCGCCCAATCGGGCACCGACCCGAAAGCAACAGCCGACGCCCAAACTGCCCACGACAACGCCCAGAAGGCTCTGTCCGACGCCAAAGGCCGGTTGGGTGCTCTCGCTGCCCAAGCGCGCCAAGCGCATGACGACCTTGAAGCCGCAGGCAAGGAATGCGCCAAGGCCCTGCACCACGCCCAATCCGACGGCATCCACAACAAGCACTGGTGGCAACACGTCGGAGAGGCCCTGTCCAACATCGGCGGCAAGATCACTCAATGGTCCGGCGAGATCGGCCAAATAGCCGCCATCCTTGCCCCGGTCCTCAATGGCATCGCCCTGCTCACTGTCGAGGTCCCAGGGCTGGACGTCGTTACCGCCAGCCTTGCCGGTGCCGACGACTTCATCGCTGCGACTGCACCCGAGGTCGTCACCGCCGGCCTCGCTATCAAAGCCACTGGGGACGGGCTCCAGGGGCACTGGGATGACCTTGCCCACGACGCGTTTTACCTGGGCGCGTCACGTATGGGCGGGAGGGGCAAGGGGGGCGAGCCAGCCGAAGAGGGTGCGCCGCCTCCAGGAAGCATGGCCGTTAACCAGCGGGTCAGGATCGGCGACAAGGATGTCACCTTCAAAGGGCTGCCCGATCCGGGTGCCCTCCCGGCCCCGGCCGTTGGCGCGGAAAGCGGCATCGAGACTGCGGCGTCGGATGAAGAACTGGCCAACGAAATCAAAGAGAAGAACGAGACTCGGGAAGGGACACCCGAGGCGATTAGCACTGTAGCCTCTGACGTACATCTTCCCGATGCGTCCGCCGCTGATCCCTTGGCGACGGGAGCAATGGTCACAGGTGCTGTCGCCGATCGGATCAGGAAGAAAATACGCGAAAGGTTCGACCATTGA
- a CDS encoding DUF3710 domain-containing protein, with translation MTTIVDTTYALLDAARTDGWLRTDVRRSFSDEQLLDAEMLSNALLTETVFEAWWELPGEQLRAAVDALMQHRSPAHPPLIEGEAFRLAEILVDRRKNDYLLTLDMTLAMLNASHAAEGLSVAEIRSRLERSAEEFFSEVRPTLPAELPPGTSARRSLLTPRSIDVVPDARNGRVDLGRLLVPLVPGMTLNPSNQTGPELEQIEVVVGEDVLTLELFELEDGEDWNLFRRVNKQEFEEAGREVRERLGIFGVQLLSYVPVAGGFHRLRFIGHEEPGWCLRGIVTGPAASEPTGSDALRRLYFGTVVNLSADALRLPQDPEHLRLVHRETEGTVRIIS, from the coding sequence TTGACCACGATCGTTGACACCACATACGCACTTCTCGATGCCGCCCGGACGGATGGCTGGCTGCGAACCGATGTCAGGCGGTCGTTCTCCGATGAACAACTTCTCGATGCCGAGATGTTGAGCAATGCGCTTCTTACCGAAACGGTCTTCGAGGCCTGGTGGGAGCTGCCTGGCGAGCAGTTGCGCGCTGCAGTGGACGCGTTGATGCAGCACCGGTCGCCGGCGCACCCGCCTCTCATCGAGGGCGAAGCGTTTCGCCTAGCTGAGATCCTGGTCGATCGCAGGAAAAACGATTACCTCCTCACCTTGGACATGACTCTGGCGATGCTCAACGCCTCGCATGCCGCTGAGGGACTGTCGGTCGCGGAGATCCGTTCTCGTCTAGAGCGCAGCGCTGAGGAGTTCTTTAGCGAAGTACGCCCCACGCTTCCTGCCGAATTGCCGCCGGGTACGTCGGCACGCCGCAGTTTGCTCACGCCACGGTCGATCGACGTTGTACCCGATGCCCGGAACGGTCGGGTCGACCTGGGTCGGCTGCTTGTTCCCTTGGTACCCGGCATGACGCTCAATCCTTCAAACCAGACCGGGCCCGAGTTGGAGCAGATCGAGGTGGTGGTGGGCGAGGACGTGCTGACCCTCGAACTGTTCGAGCTTGAGGACGGGGAGGACTGGAACCTATTCCGCCGAGTCAACAAGCAAGAGTTCGAAGAAGCGGGCCGGGAAGTCAGGGAGCGACTTGGCATCTTCGGCGTCCAACTCCTGTCCTACGTCCCTGTTGCGGGCGGGTTCCACCGGCTACGGTTCATCGGTCATGAAGAGCCGGGATGGTGCCTGCGCGGCATCGTCACGGGCCCGGCGGCAAGCGAGCCCACAGGAAGCGACGCGCTGCGTCGGCTGTACTTCGGCACAGTCGTTAACCTCTCCGCCGACGCATTGCGGCTGCCGCAAGACCCTGAGCATCTGCGCTTGGTACATCGGGAGACTGAAGGAACTGTTCGCATCATCAGTTAA
- a CDS encoding MaoC family dehydratase, with protein sequence MTSDQHTGEAPFDPNAFLLVPPRTFNDLKVGEVFRAPSRTLTDAHAAAFQTVSADNHPIHYDTEWARTHGHSAPVVHGLQVLAFTAPGATLFPHVIGEVFISFLEVSCSFLSEVHSGDTLYPALTITALEPQGEIGIVVTAATIHNQRGELVLSGQHKYSLHR encoded by the coding sequence TTGACCAGCGATCAGCACACCGGCGAAGCACCGTTCGACCCGAATGCCTTCCTCCTCGTCCCGCCACGGACGTTCAACGACCTCAAGGTAGGCGAGGTGTTCCGGGCCCCGAGCCGCACCCTCACCGATGCCCACGCAGCCGCGTTCCAGACAGTGTCGGCGGACAACCACCCGATTCACTACGACACGGAGTGGGCGCGCACGCACGGCCACAGCGCACCGGTCGTCCACGGCCTGCAGGTGCTCGCCTTCACCGCCCCCGGAGCCACCCTCTTCCCACACGTCATCGGCGAAGTATTCATAAGCTTCCTCGAAGTGTCGTGCAGCTTCCTCAGCGAGGTCCACTCCGGCGACACCCTGTACCCCGCCCTGACCATCACCGCCCTTGAACCACAAGGCGAGATCGGCATCGTGGTCACCGCCGCCACAATCCACAACCAACGCGGGGAACTCGTGCTCTCCGGCCAGCACAAGTACTCGCTGCATCGGTAG
- a CDS encoding MFS transporter — MAPKNADSAWSPLRQPVFRALWLAQFASNIGSWMQTVGAQWLLVAHGAALLSFVQVAAGLPVLVLALPAGVLADLVDRRRLLLAVQGGMAAVAVVLAVLAFAGGLGPWTLLGLTLLLGCGTALNGPAWQALQPTLVPREQLRPASALGAVNQNVARAIGPALGGLLVAAAGVGWTFALNAVSFAGILVVLARWRPAETAPRSEQEREQALAALRAGTRYVRHSPRVRRILLRSALFVPGAAALWALIPLTAHQTLGMGSAGYGVLLGAVGIGAIAGAWVLPKTAALIGNDRTLALAGAMFAAALLAVDYVAVAAVAFAALLVAGIAWIWALSTLNAALQLGLPAWVRARAVAFYLLVFQGGMAVGAFVWGVIAQWAGLSTALAAAAALLVVGVAVSRWLPLRDRQVDPTPSDTWPEPRLVMEPAPQDGPVMVVVEYLVLEPNVDAFVKAMARVESSRRRTGATSWGLYRDAARSDRFLETFTVRSWAEHLAQHHERYTGIDRELLAEAKALTEREPVATHAFMQRS; from the coding sequence ATGGCACCGAAGAACGCCGACTCCGCCTGGTCCCCATTGCGGCAGCCGGTGTTTCGCGCGCTGTGGCTGGCCCAGTTCGCCTCGAACATCGGCAGTTGGATGCAGACGGTCGGGGCGCAGTGGCTGCTCGTCGCGCACGGCGCGGCACTGCTGTCGTTCGTTCAGGTCGCCGCGGGCTTGCCGGTGCTGGTGCTGGCCCTTCCGGCCGGTGTGCTGGCGGACCTCGTGGATCGCAGACGTCTGTTGCTGGCGGTCCAAGGCGGGATGGCAGCGGTCGCGGTAGTGCTGGCCGTGCTGGCGTTCGCCGGTGGGCTGGGGCCTTGGACGCTGCTGGGCCTGACGCTGTTGCTGGGGTGCGGCACGGCGTTGAACGGCCCGGCCTGGCAGGCGCTGCAACCGACGCTGGTGCCGCGCGAACAGCTCAGGCCCGCGTCCGCGCTGGGTGCGGTGAACCAGAACGTCGCACGGGCGATCGGTCCGGCGCTCGGCGGGTTGCTGGTCGCCGCGGCGGGGGTGGGATGGACCTTCGCGCTCAACGCGGTGTCGTTCGCGGGGATCCTGGTGGTGCTTGCCCGCTGGCGACCAGCCGAGACCGCACCGCGTTCCGAGCAGGAGCGGGAGCAGGCGTTGGCGGCGCTTCGGGCCGGGACCCGCTATGTGCGCCATAGCCCGAGAGTTCGCAGGATCCTGCTCCGCAGCGCCCTATTCGTTCCCGGCGCCGCAGCCCTGTGGGCGCTGATCCCGTTGACCGCGCACCAGACGCTGGGCATGGGGTCCGCCGGATACGGAGTGCTGCTGGGTGCGGTCGGGATCGGCGCGATCGCGGGCGCCTGGGTTCTTCCCAAGACCGCTGCGCTGATCGGCAACGATCGGACACTCGCGCTTGCGGGAGCGATGTTCGCGGCAGCGCTGCTCGCCGTGGACTACGTGGCGGTGGCGGCGGTTGCCTTCGCCGCGTTGCTGGTAGCGGGCATCGCGTGGATCTGGGCGCTGTCGACGCTCAACGCCGCGCTCCAACTCGGGCTGCCGGCCTGGGTCCGGGCCCGGGCTGTCGCCTTCTACCTGCTCGTGTTCCAAGGCGGCATGGCAGTGGGTGCGTTCGTGTGGGGTGTGATCGCCCAGTGGGCGGGGCTGTCCACGGCGCTGGCGGCAGCGGCTGCCTTGCTCGTCGTGGGGGTGGCGGTATCGAGATGGCTGCCGCTTCGAGACCGCCAGGTCGACCCCACGCCCAGCGACACCTGGCCGGAACCGCGACTGGTCATGGAGCCGGCTCCTCAGGACGGCCCGGTGATGGTGGTTGTCGAATACCTGGTTCTCGAACCGAACGTCGACGCGTTCGTGAAGGCCATGGCGAGGGTGGAGTCCTCGCGGCGCCGCACAGGGGCCACATCCTGGGGCCTCTATCGGGACGCCGCCAGAAGCGACCGCTTCCTGGAGACCTTCACCGTCAGATCCTGGGCGGAGCACCTTGCCCAGCATCACGAGCGCTACACCGGGATCGACCGTGAGCTCCTGGCCGAGGCGAAGGCCTTGACCGAGCGGGAGCCGGTTGCGACGCACGCGTTCATGCAGCGTTCGTAG
- a CDS encoding pirin family protein yields MPAVTVENPLALPRIAAPAPDAVPRPVLAVKTAPSGFEGEGFPVHRAFAGIRSEYLDPFIMMDQMGEVEYAAGEPKGTPWHPHRGFETVTYIIDGTFIHQDSHGGGGVITDGDTQWMTAGSGLLHIETPPEKLVQTGGLFHGIQLWVNLPKVKKWSPPRYQDIRSGQVGLASTQDGGALVRVIAGGIDGVEGPGVTHTPITLAHLSITPGARVELPWRKDFNALVYVLNGRGTVGAGERPIKSAQAAVLGAGDTIVIAADQQQESRHPTMDVIVLGGEPIREPVVHYGPFVMNTEDEIRQALADFRAGKMGVEPTEAIPHIQPGETPPAAQ; encoded by the coding sequence GTGCCTGCTGTGACCGTAGAGAACCCGTTGGCGCTGCCCCGTATCGCCGCCCCTGCCCCGGACGCGGTGCCGCGGCCGGTGCTGGCGGTGAAGACCGCGCCGAGTGGTTTCGAGGGTGAGGGCTTCCCGGTGCACCGGGCGTTCGCCGGGATCCGCAGCGAATACCTGGACCCGTTCATCATGATGGATCAGATGGGCGAGGTGGAGTACGCGGCCGGCGAGCCGAAGGGCACCCCCTGGCATCCGCACCGCGGTTTTGAGACCGTCACCTACATCATCGACGGCACCTTCATCCACCAGGACTCCCACGGCGGCGGCGGTGTCATCACCGACGGCGACACCCAGTGGATGACCGCCGGCTCCGGGCTGCTGCACATCGAAACCCCGCCGGAGAAGCTGGTGCAGACCGGCGGCCTTTTCCACGGCATCCAGCTGTGGGTGAACCTGCCCAAGGTCAAGAAGTGGTCGCCGCCGCGCTACCAGGACATCCGCTCCGGCCAGGTGGGCCTGGCCTCCACACAAGACGGCGGCGCGCTGGTGCGGGTCATCGCCGGCGGCATCGACGGTGTCGAGGGCCCCGGCGTGACGCACACCCCGATCACGCTGGCGCACCTGTCGATCACGCCGGGCGCGCGCGTGGAGCTGCCGTGGCGCAAGGACTTCAACGCGCTGGTGTACGTGCTCAACGGCCGCGGCACCGTCGGCGCGGGCGAGCGTCCGATCAAGTCCGCGCAGGCCGCGGTCCTGGGCGCCGGCGACACCATCGTCATCGCCGCCGACCAGCAGCAAGAGTCGCGGCACCCGACGATGGACGTGATCGTTCTCGGCGGTGAGCCGATCCGCGAGCCGGTCGTGCACTACGGCCCGTTCGTGATGAACACCGAAGACGAGATTCGGCAAGCCCTTGCCGACTTCCGCGCCGGCAAGATGGGCGTCGAGCCGACCGAGGCGATCCCGCACATCCAGCCCGGCGAAACACCTCCGGCTGCGCAGTGA
- a CDS encoding GNAT family N-acetyltransferase: MSTDAAPAIEVVSNDNEHRYEIFRDGVLAGFTEYRVRGNRVVFIHTEIGDAFAGQGLAGELAARALGAVAATGATIVPVCPFIASWLRRHPEFEGRVSWEDAERWIAGDHVLGDGSGSGAV; the protein is encoded by the coding sequence ATGAGCACGGATGCCGCCCCCGCCATCGAGGTCGTGAGCAACGATAACGAGCACCGCTACGAGATCTTCCGTGACGGGGTACTCGCGGGGTTCACGGAGTACCGCGTGCGCGGGAACCGGGTCGTGTTCATCCACACCGAAATCGGCGATGCCTTCGCCGGCCAGGGGCTGGCCGGCGAACTGGCCGCCCGGGCGCTTGGCGCGGTGGCCGCCACCGGGGCGACCATCGTCCCGGTGTGCCCGTTCATCGCCTCGTGGCTGCGTAGGCATCCTGAGTTCGAAGGACGGGTCAGCTGGGAGGATGCCGAACGATGGATCGCCGGCGACCATGTCCTGGGCGACGGCTCGGGTTCCGGCGCCGTGTGA
- a CDS encoding helix-turn-helix domain-containing protein, with the protein MSPEDREPDPEQHSGSLYTTDSLPAHRRRGYWREALSRTFGAVHMTVPNEVYSGRIQTLPLGRLQAVTVDGDCLSALRTRRLVAQGNEDDYVVVKLLDRGVARLEQDGREADLGPGDIFIYDMARPVRLTLPQSFRTKSLVLPRSVLGLSESEMAHVTASPVSHDTPLGGLLSPFLAGLVDGAGTYPPRTSELMARNFVELLGVLADEKLGRPSADTPGGNRAMLLRIQGYIDRHLANPDLTPQAIAQAHHISLRYLHKLFEGEDATVGRWIQRRRLEKCRRDLARRANISTISAVAHQWGFTSAAHFSRVFRATYGMTPREWRETQFVDR; encoded by the coding sequence ATGTCGCCGGAAGATCGGGAACCGGACCCGGAGCAGCACTCGGGCAGTCTCTACACCACCGATTCGCTGCCCGCCCACCGCAGACGGGGTTACTGGCGCGAAGCGCTGTCCCGAACGTTCGGTGCCGTGCACATGACCGTTCCCAATGAGGTCTATTCCGGCAGAATCCAGACTCTGCCGCTTGGCCGGCTTCAAGCCGTCACCGTGGACGGCGACTGCCTGTCCGCCCTGAGAACTCGACGGCTCGTCGCGCAAGGCAACGAAGACGACTACGTGGTCGTGAAACTCCTGGACCGAGGCGTCGCCCGGCTGGAGCAGGACGGCCGTGAAGCAGACCTGGGGCCGGGAGACATCTTCATCTACGACATGGCACGCCCCGTCCGGCTGACCCTTCCCCAGTCTTTCCGAACGAAGTCGCTGGTCCTGCCAAGAAGCGTTCTGGGCCTGAGCGAGTCCGAGATGGCGCACGTCACGGCCTCGCCAGTCAGCCATGACACGCCGCTCGGCGGTCTACTGTCACCCTTCCTGGCCGGGCTGGTGGACGGGGCGGGTACCTACCCGCCACGCACCAGTGAACTGATGGCCCGCAATTTCGTGGAACTGCTCGGCGTGCTGGCCGACGAGAAGCTCGGCCGGCCGAGCGCGGACACCCCCGGCGGGAACCGGGCGATGCTGTTGCGGATCCAGGGGTACATCGACCGGCACCTCGCCAACCCAGACCTGACCCCGCAGGCCATCGCTCAGGCACACCACATATCGCTGCGCTACTTACACAAGCTGTTCGAAGGGGAGGACGCCACGGTCGGACGGTGGATCCAGCGTCGTCGCCTGGAGAAGTGCCGACGGGATCTGGCACGTCGCGCGAACATCTCCACGATCTCCGCGGTCGCCCACCAATGGGGGTTTACGAGCGCCGCGCATTTCAGCAGAGTGTTCCGCGCCACTTACGGGATGACGCCCCGTGAATGGCGCGAGACGCAGTTCGTTGATCGGTGA